Part of the Nostoc sp. ATCC 53789 genome, TTCTTAGAAACAACTAGCCGATCCCCAGAAACAGTTGTGCATTACGAATTCATGCAAGACTTCCGAGTTCACTTCAAACATGAGGATGGCTCATCAGAAACAGTGCCTTTCTTTGGCTTGAAGACCAACAAACTTAAAGATGTCTTTGCCCCATCCTGTATGAGTTGCTTTGATTACGTCAACTCCCTAGCCGATTTAGTTGTTGGCTACATGGGCGCACCCTTCGGCTGGCAATGGATTGTAGTTAGAAATGACACTGGTAAGGAAATGCTAGATTTGGTGCAAGACCAGTTAGACACCCAACCAGTTACGTCTAAAGGCAACCGCAAGGAAGCTGTACAGCAAAGTATTCCCGCTTACGATAAAGGGGTGACTCTCCCTATGTGGGCGGCAAAATTGATGGGTGTGGTGATCGAAAAAATCGGCCCCAAGGGTTTGGAATATGCGCGTTTTTCCATTGATTCTCACTTTACTCGCAATTATTTATATGTAAAGCGAAATCATCCAGAGAAATTAGAAGAGCATGTTCCAGAGTTTGCCAAGCGTATTGTTGATCAATATAAGTTACCAGAATAAAAATTGGGAATTGGGGATTGGGGATTGGGCATTAGCCTGGATTTCTCACAAGTGAGAAATCCAAGGGGTGTGGGAGGTGTGGGAGGTGTGGGAGGTGTGGGAGGATGAGGAAGAAGTCTTACCCCCCACACTCCCCACACTCCCCACACTCCTCTGCTCCCTGCCCCCTGCTCCCCTGCTCCCCCTGCCCCCTGCTCAGTTGTAACTACTAGCTTGACGAGTAAACATCAGGTGATACTGTCCCCCTAATGCGATTAGTTCATCATGAGTGCCTACCTCAATAATTTGACCGTGTTCTAGGACTACTACTCGGTCTGCTAGTTTTGCTAAGGCGAGACGATGGCTGACTACAACGGCTATTCTCCCCATTGCTAGGGTACGCAAAATGTTGTAAATCTCATGTTCTGTTTTAGGGTCAAGGTTTGCTGTTGGCTCATCAAGTATGAGTAGTTCGGCTGGAGACAGTCGCAACAAAGCACGAGCGATCGCTAATCTCTGCCATTGTCCCCCTGATAGATCAATACCACCTTCTAGCTGTTTGCCTAAAAGGGTTTCTAAACCTTGATCTAGCTTCTCAATTACTCTAGCCAAACCAGCCTCAGCGATCGCTTCCCTAATTGCGGCATCATCCTGCATTTTAGGTAAATCCCCAAAAGCAACATTTTCGCGCACGGTAGTCGGAAAGCGAGCGTAATCTTGCATAACTACATCAATCCGCGATCGCAAATCTTCTAAGGGGAGCGATCGCAAATCTTGTCCATTCCAAATAATCGCACCTTGGCTAGGGTCATAAAGGCGACACAATAGCTTCGCTAAGGTTGTCTTACCAGCACCATTTTCACCTACCAATACAATCATCTCGTTGGGGTGAATTTTTAGATTGATATTTTTCAGGATGGGGCGTGGTTTACCGACGTAGGCATCGCTATTGGGATAGGTAAAAGATAGATTTTTGATGCAAATACCTGTCTGCAATGCTTCACTTGATAAAGCTTGCCGATTCCCATTTCTTTGAAAGTTCTGATTGTTAACAGCCGATTCCTTGACTTTTCCCCATGCCTTTGACTGAGAACCGGATAATTGCGGTTCTAATTCCAAAAGTTGGAAAATGGGCGTTGTTGCCAGTGCAATATCATACAACTCTGACCCGCCAGACATCAAATTATCCAAACTTCGACGCACTTCTAAAATTACCCCAGTGTAAAGCGCCAAATCCCCTAAAGTATGAGTTCCACCTAGCACTCCCTGAACTACGTAAAGATAAGGTAACGCAAAGCCTAAACCACTGAGTAAAGACCAACTAATAACCGCCGTTGTCCCCCGACGGCGAATCTGTTCCATTGCTCTAAAAATGGTGCGGTAAAGTCCGTGCCAACGTTCTAGTAGTAAGGGTTGCAAGCTAAACAAGCGTATTTCTTTGGCGTATATTTCTCCAGTTAAAACCGTTTTATATAAGTTCATTTCCCGAAGAACACTCGCTTGGGTTTTTTCTACCCTCCAAACTTGCTTACGGTATTTCCTTTCTACATACATAGCAGGAGTAACGCAGCTAAACAAAATTAGGGGTATCCACCAAGCAAGCGATACCGAAAGCAGTATGGCTGGGATGAAGATAAAAATTCCCTCTAGCATCATCACAAGCCTGACACAAAGCTCTGGAAGTCGTTGCATTCCCTTTTCGGTCAACTGCAACAAATTGAGCAAATCGGGTGTTTCAAACAGGGCAATATCTTCAAAAGTGGCAACTTTCTCAATCACTTGTCCTTGAATAAAACCTGTAATGCGATCGCGCAGAGAAGTATATACAAAGCTATTGATGTTAGCGATCGCATCACTTACCAAATTCACCAGCAGTGAACCTGCAAGACTGGAGAGTAGCAGAGGTTGGGAAAGTATCAAGGCGATCGCATTCTGCGTTGTTCCCGTACTCAATAAACGGGTAATTTCATCAATGATCGTTTTGTTGAGCCAAATAGCGATCGCTGGGCCTGCACCACCCAACAATGTCAAAATTGCCACATAGCGTAGTTCCTTTGGAACTACTTGCATCACCGTCGTCACACTCCGGCGAAATGCTTGGAATGGAGAAATTTCAATTATTTGCATATATTTTAAAGTAGCAAATAATAGCAAAATTCTCAGACAGACGTTGTGATCTAAATTTCAATCAGTAGAGAGCGATCATACTGCTATCAAGTTAATAGCAGATATGAGCGTAAGCGTAGCCCAAACCAGGCATCGCACACGTGAGTGAGAGAAAATTTTGATAATTAAGCGATAATTTTCCGAAATTGATAATCTAAGTTTGGTAGTAATTACCAGAACACTGATTTATAAATAACTTCTATAACTAGCCTTGGGGAAATATGGCCCCACAAAAACCTGGTCTTCATGACCGGGTTTTTTGGCATTGCTAAATATGTAAATTATGTAGCAATACGGTTCAGATAAGCTTTCTTCCAAAAGCGAAATCCTGCTTCAAGTTGATTGCGATCTAATCATCCACACCAAAATACCTAAAATTTGCTCTACTGGGGGAATTAAGTATTCAGTTAAATCAATAGTAACTGTGCTGTCTTCCAGTTTGAGGAATGTCCACAGATTGCCACTAGTAACACTACCGTAGATAGTAGCAATAGGTTTTTCGTATTTGGCATTAAACCTTTGGGCGGCGATCATTTCTGCGATACACTGTCCCAAACCACCTTTAAGATTTTCCTTTTTAGCTTCTACAATTACCACTGCTGGGGCTTCAATAAATAACTGTTCTGGCGAAACGCTAATCAGAAAGTCGCAAAATCCCGCTAGTCCCACTTCTGGTTCAACGTTAAATTCTTCTCCCGAAAAAAAACTGATTTGTCTGTTGAGAATTTTTCTGACTTCAAACAATATTGGGCTGATAATCAATTCTGATCTAGCTTTCTCAGAACCCATTGCAATTGCTAACTGGATACTTTCTGCTAAAAATTCAGCTAATAGGGGACTAGGTGAAATTGGTTCTATAGAAGGTAAAAATCGCCCACCTTCTACTAAGGTGAGATTAAAGTCTTGTTTTACTTTTCTTAAAGAAAACTCTCTATAGGACATCAAGTGTCTCCTAGTATTCCATCAAGCAAGCCAACAATGCTTGGTAACACAAATTTTTATTTCTCTCTTTTCCTTCTTCCTTCTCTGCGAGACGCTGCGCGAATGCGCTCTTTGCGTCCTTCTCCCAAGGGGAGACGCTAACGCGAATGCGGTTCGTTCCTTTACCCCTCTTTGCACTGCAAAGAGGGGTTGGGGTAGAAGTTACGCTGGATAAATCCGCAATCTTCTATTTGGTTCTTCGCCAAAACTATGCGACTTGAGGCGATAATGTTCTACCAACTCATGTTGCATTTTGCGGACTTGGGGAGAACGCGGTAATAATTCAACTGGCTGTCCTTTCGGAATCACAATTTGCTCAACAGCAAGTCTAGCTTCTTCCAAGGCATCCATCTCATCATCGCTACCACTGTGCAAAAACAGTTGCAGTTCGAGGTCATCGGTCATTTCTGGGTCATCCATGTTCAGCAACCGCCGCAAGCCACGGGTAATTTGCGGAATGGTGCTGGACTTAATCATGTGGATGGGGACATGACGGGCTTTGGCCATTTGGCGTAATTTGGCGTGGTTTTTGACGTGCGATCGCAGTGCTAAAATTGCATCTGCACTATCTATATCTTTTGTCAATACCACAGGTAAAGTTAGCACGCTAATTACCTGTTCTAGTTGATGGCGGCTAACGCCATAAGGGTAAACGTGCAGTGGCAAATCTTCACCATTTGGCCCTGGGTGTCTAGTCGCAGCATCTAAATCAATGCTCTCAGAATAATTGAAGGATTCATCCAGCAATCGATCAAACTCACTACGTCCAGTCACTCGTTCTACAGGCAATTGCGGTAGTGCAACCATTTGCCCTGAAGAACGCCAGCCATTAGATGGTCGTGCCGGTGGGAAAGATTCTTCCACTGTCCCTAACTGTCCACCGCGACCGTTGACAACAGCTAACTGCCTTGTCACCGCAACTTTGCCCTGGTCATCAACGGTTCTCGTTTGTGGGGTAGCCTGACGACCACGCAGCAGATTATCTACTGTGTCAGCAACGCTTTCGTGTACTACCCAGCGTTGGCGTTCCAACATTTCCACAGCAATTTCAAAGGTAGGAGGGGCTTTCCGCTCCAAAACAGTCTTTTGAGAACCTCGCCGTCTGGCTTCGTCGTCTCCCAGCGTCACAGCTTGGATACCCCCAACTAAATCAGCCAGGGTAGGGTTTTTAATCAGATTTTCGATCTGATTCCCGTGGGCAGTACCTACCAACTGTACGCCCCGTTCAGCAATAGTACGAGCCGCTAAAGCTTCCAGTTCCGTGCCAATTTCATCAATGACAATGACTTCTGGCATGTGGTTTTCCACTGCCTCAATCATCACCTGATGCTGTTGTTCTGGATGAGCCACTTGCATCCGCCGGGCGCGACCAATGGCGGGGTGGGCAACATCACCATCTCCAGCGATTTCGTTGGAGGTGTCAATAATCACCACTCGCTTATGCAGATCGTCTGCCAATACACGAGCAATTTCCCGTAAGGCGGTAGTTTTGCCTACACCTGGACGACCGAGCATGAGAATCGATTTACCAGTCTCTACCAAATCGCGGATCATGCCAATGGTTCCGAATACCGCCCGACCAACGCGACAGGTCAAGCCAATAATCTTACCAGTACGGTTGCGGATCGCACTGATCCGATGCAAAGTTTGCTCAATTCCTGCTCGATTATCTCCACCAAAAATTCCGACTCGTTGAATGCAATCATCTATCTGTTCTTGAGTAACGGGTATTTCGCTCAGATACTCAGCTTGATTAGGAAAGCGAGCCTCTGGGCGACGACCCAAATCCAAGACCACTTCTACTAAAATATCTCGTTTGGGATGACTCTCTAGTACTTGTTGCAGGTCTTGGGGCAAAATGTCTAATAACTTTTGGAGATCGTCTGTAATCGTCATGCTTTCTATGGTGACGGAAACAACAGTAAATCAGATACTTTCAGCTTCTAACTGTTCTCAAGCGCTCATTCAATGCTCAAACCTCCTACCTTGACTATACAAACATAAATTAAACATAAGTTACAGTATCTTCTGGTACCTAGTAATTATGCTTAATTAATGCTCACTCTCCATTCTCTGAGATGACTTGATTTGGGAAACGAGAGAATGGGCAAGTTCTACAGCTTGCCAAAGTAATACTTCATCTTCTTCTAGGCAAATAGTCGCCTTCATATTGGTGTTACTTACCTCCTTATTCTCTAACTTTTCGAGAATTGGTGACAGCAGTACACGGGCGTAGCTACCGTAGGCGACCCCGGAAATAGAGGAGGGGGGGGACAAGGGAGAGGGGGGGGACAAGGGGAAATTTCTCCCTTGTCCTCCTTGTCCCCCTCTCTTCAGCAGTCCCATTGCCTTTAACTTAGCAACGGTATAGCTATTTGTGCCGCCTGCTAACTGCACATATCCCGGTAATTTCGCTGCCAAAACTTTCTGCCCTAATTTCACTGCGGCTATTGTCGTACCATCGCCAATATCGCCACTCATAGAACGACCGTCGGTTTGCCAAATTAAAGCACTTTTGAGTGGGGCAATCAGGTCATACACTGCTCTTAGGTAATCAGTCATCCCCTCGCCATCGGGACAGCTAATGGCTAGTACCTTTAATTGATCGGCCCACGGTGAAATTGCCTGCCACAATCGCTGAAATTCTGCCAACCGCCCTACTTGTGTATGGATTTCTACGGCATCTACTCCTGTTGACATTACTAATGGCGCGATCGCTCCTGGCGTTGTCACGTATGAAGCTGTATAAATTATACCATAAGGACAAATTGGGATGCAACGACCGCAGCCATAACATTTTTCGGATACTACTCCTGAAAAATCTTCTTTGATATTGTCAAATACGATTGCTTGTGCCGGACAAATCCGTTCACAGGGTCTAGGGCAGTCTCTAGGACACTCAGTAGGATTAAATTCTGCTTTGCGAAAATGGGGGTCTTCTCCATCGTTTAGGCTGACCATTAAAAAGGGTAAGTTGCCTTTGTAGTCAAAGCCTCGCTGTTGGGCATCTTGAGCTAGAGTTTTAGCTACTTGTAGCCCTGCTTGCGCTGCTGCAATCACTGCTGGATCAGCTGCAACATCTATGCAGTCAGCGCCCGCCAAAGTATAGGCTAACGTTAAATTTCTGACT contains:
- a CDS encoding circadian clock protein LdpA; this translates as MTDLFVPLQSLKQGDWFKLICGASFQHLPAVRNLTLAYTLAGADCIDVAADPAVIAAAQAGLQVAKTLAQDAQQRGFDYKGNLPFLMVSLNDGEDPHFRKAEFNPTECPRDCPRPCERICPAQAIVFDNIKEDFSGVVSEKCYGCGRCIPICPYGIIYTASYVTTPGAIAPLVMSTGVDAVEIHTQVGRLAEFQRLWQAISPWADQLKVLAISCPDGEGMTDYLRAVYDLIAPLKSALIWQTDGRSMSGDIGDGTTIAAVKLGQKVLAAKLPGYVQLAGGTNSYTVAKLKAMGLLKRGGQGGQGRNFPLSPPSPLSPPSSISGVAYGSYARVLLSPILEKLENKEVSNTNMKATICLEEDEVLLWQAVELAHSLVSQIKSSQRMESEH
- a CDS encoding R3H domain-containing nucleic acid-binding protein, yielding MTITDDLQKLLDILPQDLQQVLESHPKRDILVEVVLDLGRRPEARFPNQAEYLSEIPVTQEQIDDCIQRVGIFGGDNRAGIEQTLHRISAIRNRTGKIIGLTCRVGRAVFGTIGMIRDLVETGKSILMLGRPGVGKTTALREIARVLADDLHKRVVIIDTSNEIAGDGDVAHPAIGRARRMQVAHPEQQHQVMIEAVENHMPEVIVIDEIGTELEALAARTIAERGVQLVGTAHGNQIENLIKNPTLADLVGGIQAVTLGDDEARRRGSQKTVLERKAPPTFEIAVEMLERQRWVVHESVADTVDNLLRGRQATPQTRTVDDQGKVAVTRQLAVVNGRGGQLGTVEESFPPARPSNGWRSSGQMVALPQLPVERVTGRSEFDRLLDESFNYSESIDLDAATRHPGPNGEDLPLHVYPYGVSRHQLEQVISVLTLPVVLTKDIDSADAILALRSHVKNHAKLRQMAKARHVPIHMIKSSTIPQITRGLRRLLNMDDPEMTDDLELQLFLHSGSDDEMDALEEARLAVEQIVIPKGQPVELLPRSPQVRKMQHELVEHYRLKSHSFGEEPNRRLRIYPA
- a CDS encoding ABC transporter ATP-binding protein encodes the protein MQIIEISPFQAFRRSVTTVMQVVPKELRYVAILTLLGGAGPAIAIWLNKTIIDEITRLLSTGTTQNAIALILSQPLLLSSLAGSLLVNLVSDAIANINSFVYTSLRDRITGFIQGQVIEKVATFEDIALFETPDLLNLLQLTEKGMQRLPELCVRLVMMLEGIFIFIPAILLSVSLAWWIPLILFSCVTPAMYVERKYRKQVWRVEKTQASVLREMNLYKTVLTGEIYAKEIRLFSLQPLLLERWHGLYRTIFRAMEQIRRRGTTAVISWSLLSGLGFALPYLYVVQGVLGGTHTLGDLALYTGVILEVRRSLDNLMSGGSELYDIALATTPIFQLLELEPQLSGSQSKAWGKVKESAVNNQNFQRNGNRQALSSEALQTGICIKNLSFTYPNSDAYVGKPRPILKNINLKIHPNEMIVLVGENGAGKTTLAKLLCRLYDPSQGAIIWNGQDLRSLPLEDLRSRIDVVMQDYARFPTTVRENVAFGDLPKMQDDAAIREAIAEAGLARVIEKLDQGLETLLGKQLEGGIDLSGGQWQRLAIARALLRLSPAELLILDEPTANLDPKTEHEIYNILRTLAMGRIAVVVSHRLALAKLADRVVVLEHGQIIEVGTHDELIALGGQYHLMFTRQASSYN